The following DNA comes from Occultella kanbiaonis.
GCCGTACCGGGCACACCGAGGCGGTCATCGTCGCCTACGACCCGAAGCAGATCTCCCTGGAACGGATCCTGGCCGAGTTCTGGGAGAACCACGACCCGACCCAGGGCAACCGCCAGGGCAACGACGTGGGCACCCAGTACCGCTCGGCGATCTACTGGAGCGACCCGGCCGATGCGGCACTGGTGCGCGCCAGCCGGGAGGCGTTCAACACCGTGGTCCGCGAGCACGGCTTCGGCGACATCACCACCGAACTCGCCCCGGCCGCGGACGCGGGCACCTTCTACTACGCCGAGGGCTACCACCAGCAGTACCTCGACAAGAACCCCGGTGGCTACTGCAACCACGGCCCGAACGGGATGAGCTGCCCGATCGGGATCCTGAGCCAGGACCAGGTACCGGCCCAGACCGACATCGTGCCGCCGTCGGCGTCCTGATCCGAGCGAGCGCCGCCCGTGCCGGCGATAGCCCGGACGGCGCGGCGGGTCGCCATGCAGATGTCCGGTCCAGGGCGCAGCGACCGGCTACTGTGGCGCCGAACGCTCTTCGACGAGGAAAGGCCAGACGTGGCAGACTCCCCCCATTCGGACCGGGTGCTGAAGTTCTCATCGGCGCCGTCACTCGAGGCCCTGCCGGAGGCGATCGACGTCGCTGCGGCGACCCCTCCGAACCCGCCGCAGGAGATCCAGCAGAAGTTCGTCGGCCTCTCCTACGAAGCCGCCTACAGCGAGGCCGAGACGTTCGTGAAGGTCGTCGACCAGATGGCCACGAAGCACACCGGATCCGGTGTCGCCGACGCGAAGCGCATCATCGACTTCGGCTCGGGCTGGGGCCGCATCTCCCGGTTCCTGCTCGCGAAGACCGAGCCGACGCACATCCACGCCCTCGACGTGGATCCGGAGATGACCACGCTGGTGAACGTGACGCTGCCCGGCATCAACGCGATGACGGTCGACCCGTTCCCACCCACGGTCCTCGGGCGGGGAAGGTTCGACCTCGCCGTGGCGTTCAGTGTGTTCTCGCACCTGTCCGGCCCCGCGCACGAGGCGTGGGCGAAGGAGTTCGCGCGCGTGGTGCGGCCGGGCGGGGTCGTGGCGATCACGGTCCTGGACGACCAGTTCATGGGTCAGGTCGCCGGTGCCCGGGCGGCCGTGGAGGCGGGCGAGGCCGACGACTTCGCGGCGTCGCTGGCGACGACGTTCGAGGATGTCGACGCCGCGCGCGCAGGCTTCGACCGGGGCGAGATCCAGTTCGCCGGCAGCGGCGGCGGCGAGGTTCGCACCGGCGACTACTACGGCTGGGCAGCGGCGCCCGTCGAGTACGTCAAGCGGGTCTGGGGTTCGGCCGGCTTCTCGATCGTGGAGTGGGTGCCCGCGAACGTCCTGTTCCCGCAGGCC
Coding sequences within:
- a CDS encoding class I SAM-dependent methyltransferase, which produces MADSPHSDRVLKFSSAPSLEALPEAIDVAAATPPNPPQEIQQKFVGLSYEAAYSEAETFVKVVDQMATKHTGSGVADAKRIIDFGSGWGRISRFLLAKTEPTHIHALDVDPEMTTLVNVTLPGINAMTVDPFPPTVLGRGRFDLAVAFSVFSHLSGPAHEAWAKEFARVVRPGGVVAITVLDDQFMGQVAGARAAVEAGEADDFAASLATTFEDVDAARAGFDRGEIQFAGSGGGEVRTGDYYGWAAAPVEYVKRVWGSAGFSIVEWVPANVLFPQALVILVRGEDAADGAAEPARNHSTPGAVPVTRRIRSQVGRVLRRLGLRK
- the msrA gene encoding peptide-methionine (S)-S-oxide reductase MsrA, giving the protein MQTAMVSREDAMEGHERPLYQVPATHTVLGTPLQGPWPEGTRTVFLAMGCFWGAERIFWRLPGVVTTAAGYMGGYSPNPTYDEVCTGRTGHTEAVIVAYDPKQISLERILAEFWENHDPTQGNRQGNDVGTQYRSAIYWSDPADAALVRASREAFNTVVREHGFGDITTELAPAADAGTFYYAEGYHQQYLDKNPGGYCNHGPNGMSCPIGILSQDQVPAQTDIVPPSAS